A portion of the Rhinolophus sinicus isolate RSC01 linkage group LG16, ASM3656204v1, whole genome shotgun sequence genome contains these proteins:
- the CCDC92 gene encoding coiled-coil domain-containing protein 92: MAATNLENQLHSAQKNVLFLQREHASTLKGLHAEIRRLQQHCTDLTYELTLKSSEETGEGSSRSSELKKRCDELEAQLQVKEKENHELLRELEQKNAMITVLENTVREREKKYLEELKVKSHTLNMLSSELEQRAGTIAYLTSQLHAAKRKLLGSSGTWDGSPCGSPVLAGYKPAPPRDKLPETPRRRMKKSLSAPLHPEFEEAYRFGGESRKLLLREAVDAMPDPTPFLLAREPVEVHLVKERPLVIPPIASDRSSGEQHSPAREKLHKAHVGVAHRIHHATPPQAQAEVETLAVDQVNGGKAARKHSGTDRTV, translated from the exons ATGGCAGCCACGAACCTGGAGAACCAGCTGCACAGCGCGCAGAAGAACGTCTTGTTTCTGCAGCGGGAGCACGCCAGCACGCTCAAGGGCCTGCACGCCGAGATAAGGCGGCTGCAGCAACATTGCACAG ATTTAACATACGAGCTGACACTCAAAAGTTCAGAAGAGACAG GAGAAGGGTCGTCTAGAAGCAGCGAACTGAAGAAAAGATGTGACGAACTGGAAGCGCAACTGCAAGTCAAGGAGAAAGAGAACCACGAGCTGCTGCGGGAGCTGGAGCAGAAGAACGCCATGATCACCGTGCTGGAGAACACCGTCCGCGAGCGGGAGAAGAAGTACCTGGAGGAGTTGAAGGTTAAGAGCCACACGCTGAACATGCTGTCCAGCGAGCTGGAGCAGCGGGCCGGCACCATCGCCTACCTGACCTCGCAGCTGCACGCCGCCAAGCGCAAGCTGCTCGGCTCCAGCGGGACCTGGGACGGCAGCCCGTGCGGGAGCCCCGTGCTGGCCGGCTACAAGCCAGCCCCCCCCAGAGACAAGCTGCCCGAAACGCCCCGCCGCCGCATGAAAAAGAGCCTGTCTGCTCCCCTGCACCCCGAGTTTGAAGAGGCCTACAGATTTGGGGGCGAGAGCCGGAAACTTCTTTTGCGGGAAGCCGTGGATGCCATGCCTGACCCCACTCCGTTCCTGCTGGCCCGGGAGCCGGTCGAGGTCCACCTCGTCAAAGAGAGGCCCCTGGTCATCCCCCCCATCGCATCAGACCGCAGCTCGGGCGAGCAGCACAGCCCAGCCCGCGAGAAGCTGCACAAGGCCCACGTGGGGGTGGCACACCGGATCCACCATGCCACCCCGCCACAGGCCCAGGCCGAGGTGGAGACACTGGCGGTCGACCAGGTGAACGGAGGCAAGGCTGCCAGGAAGCACTCAGGGACGGACAGAACTGTGTGA